In the Gemmatimonadaceae bacterium genome, one interval contains:
- a CDS encoding SusC/RagA family TonB-linked outer membrane protein yields the protein MRRRTWLAAMLFSATSVVTTAVGAQQAGTGIIAGKVTDAQSGGPLEAVTIAVQGTQLGASTGPDGTYRITRVPSGAHVVTARRIGYGATTRNITASDGQTLTLDFALQTSAVNLQEVVVTGTAGNQTRAAQGAVVATIDASAVTTQAPVSTLTQVLEGRVAGVNVTTTSGTSGTAPRINIRGAASISLSNAPLVFIDGVRAYSGSRNDVGSYHGLEILGGQSVTALNDINPDDIESIEVVKGPAASTLYGADASAGVIQIITKKGRLGSHEFRQNITTEYNQITPNFTPRTLYGTCGAGDIGAGGAPLCQGKTVGSVISDNPLQREGVFSNGNLGSLDYNARGGGDSFGYFVSADASNEQGTTRNNSTQRRTGRASFNWVTTPTLGIDATVGLSRNDYRLPDGDDANYGYLTQQYALSNIYGVQVASNGARSGGLSTPVAGLEAVQNELTTMRFTPSTQVHYSPFSWFTNRLTLGADLSSTHGVTFYPKNSQNWYSGDQSNGYVEDVQNPINIYTVDYLGNIHTAFGRDKNIASDFSFGSQYINTVTNYLAGIGIGLATNSSNLVSSAATNESHQTYSQAKSLGLLAQEQLSFGQTLFLQAGARVDRNSAFGSAFGSLFLPKVSASYVLSQEPFWQRIAPGISTFRLRAAYGTTGRSPDPGASLRTYAPFTYVTPSGGVGPGVVQASPGNQNLKPERGTEFEGGFDAGFFHERAGIELTFFDKRTSDLLLLNPLAPSLAYTSNPYINAGKVDNRGIEFTLHASPIDRRNLRWDAALNGATLDNKLVSLGPITIPAQSEISPDLTYRYVIGKPLASWYSSQITSIDTLAGVATVTGTPVYTSPQFPTLTANFSSTFTLFRNFRLYGLITHQQGAKLLNVTPLYQDLTGTSAGLNLPADQGGYSKTELIAHSGPFKTPSGASVPLVLDRYLQPTNFVRLQEVSLSYDLPNELAQRVRAAGASLVVGGRNLHIWKNKAFDGPDPELQANTVNGGQRQFPSVEEFTVPSARRWIVRLNLQF from the coding sequence ATGAGACGTCGCACATGGCTTGCGGCGATGCTGTTCTCGGCGACCAGTGTCGTCACCACGGCAGTCGGCGCGCAACAGGCGGGTACGGGTATCATCGCCGGAAAGGTGACCGATGCGCAGTCGGGCGGCCCGCTCGAGGCGGTGACGATCGCCGTCCAGGGGACGCAGCTCGGCGCCAGCACGGGACCAGACGGCACGTATCGGATCACACGCGTGCCGAGTGGCGCGCACGTCGTAACCGCACGACGCATCGGCTACGGCGCCACCACACGTAATATCACCGCGAGCGACGGGCAAACCCTGACGCTCGACTTCGCGCTTCAGACCTCGGCGGTGAATCTGCAAGAGGTCGTCGTCACCGGAACCGCCGGCAATCAGACGCGCGCCGCGCAGGGCGCGGTCGTCGCGACGATCGACGCTAGCGCCGTGACCACCCAGGCGCCCGTCTCGACGCTCACGCAGGTGCTCGAGGGCCGAGTCGCCGGGGTGAACGTGACGACGACGTCGGGCACGTCCGGTACCGCTCCTCGCATCAACATCCGCGGCGCAGCGTCGATCTCGCTGTCCAACGCGCCGCTGGTGTTCATCGATGGTGTTCGCGCGTACAGCGGTTCGCGCAACGACGTCGGTTCGTATCACGGACTCGAGATCCTCGGCGGCCAATCGGTCACGGCACTCAACGACATCAATCCCGACGACATCGAGAGCATCGAGGTCGTGAAGGGCCCCGCTGCTTCGACGCTCTATGGCGCCGACGCGTCGGCGGGCGTCATTCAGATCATTACGAAGAAAGGACGCCTCGGCTCCCACGAATTCCGTCAGAACATCACGACCGAGTACAACCAGATCACCCCGAATTTCACGCCGCGCACGCTCTATGGTACGTGCGGCGCCGGGGATATCGGAGCCGGCGGCGCACCACTCTGCCAGGGCAAGACCGTCGGCAGCGTCATCTCCGACAATCCCCTCCAGCGCGAAGGCGTTTTCAGTAATGGCAATCTCGGCTCGCTCGACTACAACGCGCGCGGCGGCGGCGACAGCTTCGGCTACTTCGTGTCGGCCGACGCGAGCAACGAACAGGGTACGACGCGCAACAACTCGACGCAGCGGCGCACGGGCCGCGCGAGCTTCAACTGGGTCACGACGCCCACGTTAGGCATCGACGCCACGGTTGGGCTCAGCCGGAACGACTACCGGCTTCCCGACGGCGACGACGCCAACTACGGCTATCTGACGCAGCAGTACGCCCTCTCCAATATCTACGGGGTGCAGGTTGCGTCGAACGGAGCACGCAGTGGTGGTTTGAGCACTCCCGTGGCAGGGCTCGAGGCGGTCCAGAACGAGCTTACGACGATGCGCTTCACGCCGTCGACGCAGGTCCACTATAGCCCATTCTCCTGGTTCACGAATCGCCTGACGCTTGGCGCCGATCTATCCTCGACGCACGGTGTCACCTTCTATCCGAAGAACAGCCAGAACTGGTACTCGGGCGATCAGTCGAACGGCTACGTCGAGGACGTTCAGAATCCGATCAACATCTACACCGTCGATTACCTCGGGAACATCCACACGGCCTTCGGTCGCGATAAGAACATCGCCTCGGATTTCTCGTTTGGCAGTCAGTACATCAACACGGTCACGAATTATCTGGCCGGCATCGGCATCGGTCTCGCCACCAACTCGTCCAACCTCGTCTCCTCCGCGGCGACGAACGAGTCGCACCAGACGTACAGCCAGGCAAAGTCGCTCGGTCTCCTCGCGCAGGAGCAGTTGTCCTTCGGCCAGACGCTCTTCCTGCAGGCCGGCGCGCGAGTCGACCGCAACTCCGCATTCGGGAGCGCCTTCGGCTCACTGTTCCTGCCGAAGGTGAGTGCGTCGTATGTCCTGTCGCAGGAGCCCTTCTGGCAGCGCATCGCACCTGGGATCTCGACGTTCCGGCTCCGAGCCGCGTACGGTACGACGGGGCGCTCACCCGACCCAGGCGCTTCGCTCCGGACGTACGCGCCATTCACCTACGTCACGCCGTCCGGCGGCGTCGGGCCCGGCGTCGTTCAGGCAAGTCCAGGAAATCAGAATCTCAAGCCGGAGCGAGGAACGGAGTTCGAGGGTGGCTTCGACGCGGGCTTCTTCCACGAGCGCGCGGGCATCGAGCTCACCTTCTTCGACAAGCGCACGTCGGATCTGCTCCTGCTCAATCCACTCGCGCCGTCTCTGGCGTACACGAGCAATCCCTACATCAACGCGGGAAAGGTCGACAACCGCGGTATAGAGTTTACTCTCCACGCCTCGCCCATCGATCGCCGCAACCTGCGATGGGATGCGGCACTGAACGGCGCGACGCTCGACAACAAGCTGGTCAGCCTCGGTCCAATAACGATTCCGGCGCAGTCCGAGATCAGCCCCGATCTCACGTATCGCTACGTGATCGGCAAGCCACTCGCGTCGTGGTACTCGAGCCAGATCACGAGCATCGACACCCTCGCCGGCGTTGCGACGGTGACGGGCACGCCGGTGTATACGAGCCCGCAGTTCCCGACGCTGACGGCGAACTTCAGCAGCACCTTTACGCTCTTCCGAAACTTCCGGCTCTACGGACTCATCACCCATCAGCAGGGTGCGAAGCTTCTCAACGTCACTCCGCTCTATCAGGATCTCACCGGTACCAGCGCGGGATTGAACCTGCCTGCAGACCAGGGCGGTTACAGCAAGACGGAGCTGATCGCCCATTCGGGTCCGTTCAAGACGCCGAGTGGTGCGTCCGTCCCGCTCGTGCTCGACCGGTATTTGCAGCCGACCAACTTCGTTAGGCTGCAGGAGGTGTCGCTCTCATACGACCTGCCGAACGAGCTTGCGCAGCGCGTGCGCGCAGCGGGCGCATCGCTGGTTGTCGGCGGACGCAACCTGCACATCTGGAAGAACAAAGCATTCGACGGTCCCGATCCGGAGCTGCAAGCCAATACCGTGAACGGCGGTCAGCGGCAGTTTCCCTCGGTCGAAGAGTTCACGGTGCCGAGTGCGCGCCGTTGGATCGTCCGCCTCAACCTCCAGTTCTGA
- a CDS encoding M1 family aminopeptidase, producing the protein MPSPGCLSRSRALGIALAISAANVATRPLRAQYVGAPTPDSLAHLILARFATGSIAAFDSVYGDPLGRRVMHTAVERASSRDGGPGRVVWSSTDRAVLLLTPVVHAGHGSGLSAGGDETNQVRRLAGYYEATRRGGAWYLGRQLPLDSATVIHTQKIHVALDPGHQSLIVDTLDATVGSAFGLALRLNNRAKLQVVRLDGKEVEYQLAGGVLWIAARPETHARVALRYVIADDERPLTDTSAAPAFGALENTDAWLPFFNYDSGNDFAALTVTVTIPAAYQLTTSVPQTDAVTNGVRTIQGESIHPQFILSLMYDKDWKRTTSRIDDFTFETFVTPKFRFSHDSLAKFVAREYRLLTPRFGEPQWPSRYLAVVENRVLHGSGFTVRMNNAVVAGDNVLLLDEPVLGPSAAFAHEVAHGWTMDASGPAANFLQEGWATYCESLVLGDLYGPAARQAVWERLYTAYMGGQDRAGFQGGFEGRQTLLGDPDNGRIHYYKGSWIFHQLEHVLGDSAFDRGMRDFVRHAGYGPNGYEQLIADMNKASGRDVSPLVMPWLMEKYIPDVDARVEGGKVIVTQSQPTPPFDLPLDVELTTGAGLVRRPVHLTSRADTIDVTGLGSVTEARVDPDHHFLIRRHWGDTARFALQAPTAHTVELTGNFLAKPIPATRVGDVWTVELPLTEGRYVWQWRVDGASPTDEMIIADSRRPTDPTARVGVLIVRPVRRLPSPPRTDTSSRN; encoded by the coding sequence GTGCCGAGTCCAGGCTGTCTCTCTCGTTCCCGTGCGTTGGGAATCGCCCTCGCGATTTCCGCTGCGAACGTCGCAACCCGTCCCCTGCGTGCACAGTACGTCGGCGCCCCGACACCGGACTCGCTCGCGCACCTCATACTCGCGCGATTCGCGACGGGTTCCATTGCGGCGTTCGACAGCGTGTATGGTGACCCACTCGGCCGGCGTGTCATGCACACGGCCGTCGAGCGAGCGAGCAGCCGCGACGGTGGACCGGGACGCGTTGTGTGGTCGTCCACGGATCGTGCCGTTCTCCTGCTCACGCCCGTCGTGCACGCCGGTCACGGGAGCGGGCTTTCGGCCGGCGGTGATGAGACGAACCAGGTCCGACGGCTCGCCGGCTACTACGAGGCGACGCGACGCGGCGGCGCGTGGTATCTCGGGCGTCAGCTCCCGCTCGACAGCGCGACCGTCATTCACACGCAAAAGATTCACGTTGCGCTCGACCCCGGACATCAGAGTCTCATCGTAGACACGCTCGATGCGACGGTCGGCAGTGCCTTCGGGCTCGCGCTACGACTCAACAATCGCGCGAAGCTTCAGGTCGTTCGGCTCGACGGCAAAGAGGTGGAGTATCAGCTCGCCGGAGGCGTACTGTGGATTGCCGCTCGCCCCGAGACCCATGCCCGCGTCGCGCTTCGATACGTGATCGCCGATGATGAGCGTCCTCTCACGGACACATCGGCGGCACCAGCGTTCGGAGCGCTCGAGAACACGGATGCCTGGCTGCCTTTCTTCAACTACGACAGCGGCAACGATTTCGCGGCGCTCACCGTGACGGTGACGATTCCAGCCGCGTACCAGCTGACGACGAGTGTGCCGCAGACGGACGCGGTGACGAACGGAGTCCGCACCATCCAGGGCGAGAGCATCCACCCGCAGTTCATTCTCAGCTTGATGTACGACAAGGATTGGAAGCGAACGACGTCGCGAATCGATGATTTCACATTCGAGACGTTCGTCACACCGAAGTTTCGCTTCTCGCACGATTCGCTCGCCAAGTTCGTGGCGCGAGAGTATCGACTGCTGACGCCGCGATTCGGCGAGCCACAGTGGCCGTCGCGCTATCTGGCGGTGGTGGAGAATCGGGTGCTACATGGCTCCGGATTCACCGTGCGGATGAACAACGCCGTCGTCGCCGGAGACAACGTGTTGCTCCTGGACGAGCCGGTCCTCGGGCCCTCGGCCGCCTTCGCGCACGAAGTGGCGCATGGATGGACGATGGACGCGAGCGGACCTGCCGCCAATTTCCTGCAGGAAGGATGGGCGACGTATTGTGAGTCGCTGGTGCTGGGCGATCTCTATGGTCCCGCCGCCAGGCAGGCAGTGTGGGAGCGACTCTACACGGCCTACATGGGAGGCCAGGATCGCGCCGGCTTTCAGGGCGGCTTCGAGGGGCGACAGACGCTGCTCGGCGATCCCGACAACGGCCGAATTCACTACTACAAAGGTTCGTGGATCTTTCATCAGCTCGAGCACGTACTGGGCGACAGCGCCTTCGATCGCGGGATGCGCGACTTCGTACGTCATGCGGGCTATGGACCGAACGGCTACGAGCAGCTCATCGCCGACATGAACAAAGCGTCCGGCCGCGACGTGAGCCCACTCGTTATGCCGTGGCTCATGGAGAAATACATCCCCGACGTCGATGCGCGAGTCGAAGGCGGCAAGGTGATCGTCACGCAGTCGCAGCCCACGCCACCCTTCGACTTGCCGCTCGACGTGGAGCTGACGACGGGCGCGGGCCTCGTGAGGCGTCCGGTTCACCTGACGTCGCGTGCCGACACGATCGACGTGACCGGTCTCGGTAGTGTCACCGAGGCGCGCGTCGATCCCGATCATCATTTTCTCATTCGGCGCCACTGGGGCGACACGGCGCGATTCGCGCTGCAGGCGCCCACGGCCCATACCGTCGAGCTGACGGGGAACTTCCTCGCGAAGCCGATCCCGGCGACGCGTGTCGGCGACGTGTGGACGGTGGAGCTGCCGCTCACCGAGGGTCGCTACGTGTGGCAGTGGCGCGTCGACGGCGCTTCGCCAACGGACGAGATGATCATCGCCGACTCGCGGCGTCCGACGGACCCGACGGCGCGCGTGGGCGTTCTCATCGTGCGGCCCGTTAGGCGACTGCCCTCTCCGCCGCGCACCGACACGTCATCTCGAAACTGA